In a genomic window of Gouania willdenowi chromosome 11, fGouWil2.1, whole genome shotgun sequence:
- the LOC114472621 gene encoding CMP-N-acetylneuraminate-beta-galactosamide-alpha-2,3-sialyltransferase 1-like translates to MCDKGLQRERGNFTVYNTTLDSLFQIFSSPQDVAGHNPGRCLSCAVVGNSGSLKKSHYGPLIDLHDVVMRINRGQTKGFEADVGSKTTHHIFYPESAKKLDNSTQLVFVPFKIADLKWLFKKFNSQKRSAVDSMISNKDLVRILNPAFIKYVHEEWLDKKGRYPSTGFLILALSMQICDQVDVFGFGADQNGNWHHYFEKKTSLKTGPHAGLHEYETIERLDQKEKIK, encoded by the exons ATGTGTGACAAG GGCTTACAGAGGGAACGTGGGAACTTCACGGTGTACAACACAACCCTGGACAGTCTGTTTCAGATATTCTCGTCTCCTCAAGATGTTGCTGGACATAACCCCGGCCGCTGCCTGTCTTGTGCTGTGGTTGGGAATTCTGGGAGTCTAAAGAAGTCACATTATGGTCCATTGATAGATCTTCATGATGTTGTAATGAG AATTAATCGAGGTCAAACTAAGGGCTTTGAAGCTGATGTTGGGAGCAAAACAACTCATCACATCTTTTATCCAGAAAGTGCAAAGAAACTAGACAACTCCACCCAACTTGTGTTCGTTCCATTTAAGATTGCTGATTTAAAGTGGCTGTTCAAGAAGTTCAATTCACA AAAAAGGAGTGCTGTAGACTCAATGATATCTAACAAGGATTTG GTGAGGATCCTCAATCCAGCTTTCATTAAATATGTTCACGAAGAATGGCTGGATAAGAAGGGCCGTTATCCATCCACTGGATTTCTGATTTTAGCTCTCAGCATGCAGATCTGTGATCAG GTTGATGTATTTGGGTTTGGAGCTGACCAAAATGGAAACTGGCACcattactttgaaaaaaaaactagtttaaaaacGGGACCCCATGCTGGTTTGCATGAATATGAAACTATTGAAAGACTTGatcaaaaagagaaaataaaa